A single window of Amphiura filiformis chromosome 17, Afil_fr2py, whole genome shotgun sequence DNA harbors:
- the LOC140137912 gene encoding uncharacterized protein gives MAKGDQEPKGLDETRKQNNKNEKKADENSKARKKNLSPSANGDTTQRKATGNAKVSQPSTSTVQRASAALSGRNPPNLEQSVNVLASNMMKLTEEIKIMKQMPQQPAFYPNYFGEEGPEWADYGPAEGYDDDDYFGDAPHSACNDSPDVVYSGMTDTASSSKQVDNTEVSIHEALQEEELAVYDKYLAEYDAEKHDICDAIPDKLAKGVNSLFTKGLEYDKFKQKAASIHRPENCQALTTVDVDNIVWRLLKPNTKAFDKRVQVVQTAMAKASCNIVKMVDLLQKREDTTANDDDETENFRQFREQLMSLGMGSLALLGHGFHNLCLRRRELQKADVAWKYAPLFSPDVPHNQWLYGGDSHVEKLIKDIGTSNALKMKKAIPYPQRGFAMRHRGGMMRNHRMHPYRRGGQGAGGGYAMTRNYGYQSHARGMSMRGKPKTAPSTITKGEPDWSSAEEASARRGESHCSSTNVENTTVVSSVSRHVDKTPCPPAAEGQSLDISSQQGQSASVTEETSPDSRTVLGKAYRKAKLSERATKIMLSSWKPNTHKQYSVYIRQLHSFCSQRQVNCVKPPIDAVVDFLAMLYYDKGLSYSAINTARSALSQFIIYKGHCTIGSHPYVIRFLKGVFNLRPPTPRYQDTWDVSVVLKLLNTLSPVRKLSLKMLTLKVVTLIGILTAARAQTLVCLNISRMSKTKSRIVFQLGSSDLKQSRPGYTPSPVELAAYPVNRALCVCTALKEYLNRTEPLRGDESQLLISYMKPHKKVGSATVGHWVKTTMAKAGIDTTVYKPHSIRSASVSNAASTAGVPLQQILQTAGWTNAGTFARFYRKKISCKPTMGEKVLDTHK, from the exons ATGGCAAAAGGAGACCAGGAACCTAAGGGTCTCGATGAGACCCGGAAACAGAacaataaaaatgagaaaaaagccGACGAAAATTCGAAGGCTAGAAAGAAAAATCTGAGTCCTAGCGCCAATGGCGATACTACACAGCGTAAGGCCACTGGCAATGCCAAGGTCAGCCAGCCAAGCACGTCGACCGTGCAGCGTGCTTCGGCCGCACTTTCGGGTAGAAACCCGCCCAATCTTGAACAAAGTGTGAATGTTCTGGCTTCTAATATGATGAAGCTTACGgaagaaataaaaatcatgaaacaAATGCCGCAACAACCAGCATTTTACCCGAACTATTTCGGTGAGGAAGGCCCGGAATGGGCAGATTACGGTCCCGCGGAGGGATATGATGATGACGATTATTTCGGTGATGCGCCCCATTCAGCATGCAACGATAGCCCGGATGTTGTTTACTCCGGCATGACTGACACTGCATCGTCATCAAAACAAGTTGATAACACGGAAGTGTCTATTCACGAAGCACTGCAAGAAGAAGAATTGGCAGTGTATGACAAGTATTTGGCCGAGTATGATGCCGAAAAGcatgacatatgtgatgcgataccGGACAAGTTAGCGAAAGGGGTGAACAGTTTGTTCACTAAAGGCCTCGAGTATGATAAATTTAAGCAGAAGGCGGCCTCGATCCATCGGCCAGAGAACTGTCAAGCACTCACAACAGTGGATGTTGACAACATTGTTTGGAGACTCTTAAAACCTAACACCAAGGCTTTCGACAAGCGTGTACAGGTAGTGCAAACGGCGATGGCAAAGGCCTCATGTAACATCGTGAAGATGGTTGATCTCCTGCAAAAAAGGGAGGACACTACCGCGAACGATGATGATGAAACAGAAAACTTTCGTCAGTTTCGCGAGCAGCTGATGAGCCTTGGAATGGGAAGCTTAGCCCTACTAGGGCATGGTTTTCACAATCTTTGCCTACGAAGAAGGGAGCTGCAAAAAGCAGATGTTGCTTGGAAATACGCCCCTCTTTTCTCGCCAGACGTGCCGCATAACCAGTGGTTATATGGCGGAGATTCGCATGTTGAGAAACTTATAAAGGACATAGGCACGAGCAATGCATTGAAGATGAAGAAAGCTATTCCGTATCCACAGCGGGGTTTCGCCATGCGTCACCGTGGTGGCATGATGAGAAACCATAGAATGCATCCGTATCGACGTGGTGGTCAAGGTGCAGGTGGTGGCTATGCTATGACAAGAAATTATGGTTACCAGTCCCATGCTAGAGGCATGAGTATGAGAGGCAAGCCGAAGACGGCACCATCTACCATCACCAAAGGTGAG CCTGATTGGAGCAGTGCTGAAGAAGCTTCAGCAAGACGAGGGGAGAGCCATTGTAGTAGTACCAATGTGGAAAACACAACCGTGGTTTCCAGTGTTTCTAGACATGTTGATAAAACACCCTGTCCTCCTGCCGCTGAAGGACAATCTCTTGACATTAGCTCACAACAAGGACAATCTGCATCCGTTACGGAAGAAACTTCGCCTGATAGCCGGACTGTGCTCGGGAAAGCTTACAGAAAAGCAAAACTTTCAGAGCGAGCTACAAAAATCATGCTTAGCTCGTGGAAGCCAAATACCCACAAGCAGTACTCGGTGTATATCCGACAATTGCATTCTTTTTGTAGTCAGAGGCAAGTCAATTGTGTTAAACCACCTATAGATGCTGTGGTGGATTTTTTGGCAATGTTATACTATGACAAGGGTCTCAGCTATAGTGCTATCAATACTGCACGCAGTGCTTTGTCTCAATTCATTATCTACAAAGGTCACTGCACTATTGGTTCTCACCCATATGTGATCAGGTTCCTCAAGGGAGTATTTAACCTAAGGCCTCCAACACCTAGATATCAGGACACATGGGATGTCTCTGTGGTGTTAAAGTTGCTTAACACTCTATCCCCTGTGAGGAAGCTATCACTCAAGATGCTTACTTTGAAAGTTGTTACATTGATAGGTATATTGACAGCCGCCAGAGCTCAGACCCTTGTATGTCTGAATATTTCTCGAATGTCAAAGACCAAGTCAAGGATAGTTTTCCAACTTGGGTCCTCTGATCTCAAACAGAGTCGGCCAGGATATACACCCAGTCCTGTAGAATTAGCAGCTTACCCCGTTAATAGGGCTCTCTGTGTTTGTACAGCATTAAAAGAATATCTCAACAGAACAGAGCCATTGAGGGGAGATGAATCACAGTTGCTCATAAGCTATATGAAACCTCACAAGAAAGTAGGGTCAGCCACAGTAGGTCACTGGGTAAAGACAACAATGGCAAAAGCAGGGATAGACACCACTGTTTACAAGCCACACAGCATTAGATCAGCATCTGTATCAAATGCTGCTTCTACGGCAGGAGTACCACTACAGCAAATTTTACAGACAGCAGGATGGACTAATGCTGGCACATTTGCCAGATTCTATCGCAAGAAGATTTCATGCAAACCTACTATGGGTGAAAAAGTGCTTGACACGCACAAGTGA